One Tamlana carrageenivorans genomic region harbors:
- a CDS encoding OsmC family protein, translated as MLQNHKFKAHVRWELTEGDSTTNPRNFSRKHSVTVSNKAEELQISAAKAFRGDERCFNPEDLLLSALASCHMMSYLYVCAQHKIEVLSYSDDAEGILAVNTDGSGQFTGVHLKPVVTIKDKSQKDLALGLHEKANALCFIANSCNFPISHQGEVVF; from the coding sequence TTGTTACAGAATCATAAGTTTAAGGCGCATGTACGCTGGGAATTAACTGAAGGAGATTCGACGACTAACCCGAGAAACTTTAGCAGAAAACATAGTGTGACTGTGTCCAATAAAGCCGAGGAGCTACAGATTTCGGCTGCCAAAGCTTTTAGAGGTGATGAACGTTGTTTTAACCCCGAAGATTTGCTCTTATCGGCCTTAGCTTCTTGCCATATGATGTCGTATTTATATGTCTGCGCTCAGCATAAAATAGAAGTATTAAGCTATTCTGACGATGCCGAGGGTATTTTAGCGGTAAATACAGATGGAAGCGGCCAATTTACAGGCGTGCATTTAAAACCCGTTGTTACTATTAAAGATAAGTCGCAAAAAGATTTAGCGCTCGGTTTACATGAAAAGGCAAACGCTTTATGTTTTATTGCTAATTCGTGCAATTTTCCCATTTCGCATCAAGGGGAGGTTGTTTTTTAG
- a CDS encoding DUF6048 family protein has translation MKMKPILLYRINLIAFFLVATMSLQGQNDTIPEITETIKTSEAPKTKKSKSEVKPSSTPTDSVKIKLKYGLRLGGDFGKLIRSSLDEDYKGFEVNGDFRITKRIYAAAELGTEEKNTINDYMDITSKGSYLKIGVDYNMYDNWLNMDNMIYFGFRIGGSTFSHDLNEATIYTTNQYWAPQLTLPNKLEFNGLTAFWAELQLGLKAEILTNLYMGLNVQVRLLATEKVPDNFENVYIPGFGKTYDSSAIGAGYSYTLSYRIPLFSKYK, from the coding sequence ATGAAGATGAAACCCATTTTATTATATCGCATTAATCTTATTGCTTTCTTTTTGGTTGCCACGATGAGCCTTCAAGGGCAAAACGATACCATTCCAGAAATAACGGAAACCATAAAAACCTCAGAGGCTCCAAAAACTAAAAAGTCTAAATCTGAAGTAAAACCTTCTAGTACTCCAACAGATTCTGTTAAAATAAAATTGAAATACGGACTACGTCTTGGTGGCGATTTCGGGAAATTGATTCGATCGTCTTTAGATGAAGATTATAAAGGTTTCGAAGTTAATGGGGATTTTAGAATAACTAAACGCATTTACGCTGCCGCGGAATTAGGTACTGAAGAAAAAAACACCATCAACGATTATATGGATATTACTTCTAAAGGAAGTTACCTAAAAATTGGTGTGGATTATAACATGTACGATAACTGGTTAAACATGGATAACATGATTTATTTTGGTTTTCGAATTGGAGGAAGTACTTTTAGTCACGACCTTAATGAAGCTACAATTTATACCACCAATCAATATTGGGCACCGCAATTAACTCTTCCCAATAAGCTAGAGTTTAATGGCTTAACCGCTTTTTGGGCTGAACTTCAGCTTGGTTTAAAAGCCGAAATATTAACCAATCTGTACATGGGATTAAACGTTCAGGTTAGACTGCTAGCCACCGAAAAAGTCCCTGATAATTTTGAAAACGTTTATATTCCTGGATTTGGAAAAACTTACGACAGTAGCGCTATAGGTGCTGGTTATAGCTATACCTTATCGTATCGAATTCCTTTGTTTAGTAAGTATAAGTAG
- a CDS encoding DUF6452 family protein, with protein MKYIKLLIAPLLLLVGVFIAIACEPDDICPEGMATTPQLIIDFHDVLNPDNKKNVFTMVVKGVDNDNFLPGYFLTTTDQLLLPLKTEVNQTKFIVIKNGKINDNGTPDDDTDDFIEGNPDEITINYTREEIYVSRACGYKTIYTNVTLTIEPDADNWMLSRQPMNDNQSVENEDETHFIISH; from the coding sequence ATGAAATACATTAAACTTCTTATTGCCCCTCTATTATTATTAGTTGGTGTTTTTATTGCCATAGCATGCGAACCCGACGACATTTGTCCGGAGGGCATGGCAACAACACCACAACTTATCATCGATTTTCATGATGTTTTAAATCCAGACAACAAAAAAAATGTATTTACCATGGTGGTAAAAGGTGTGGATAATGATAATTTTTTACCTGGCTACTTTTTAACCACAACCGACCAACTTCTGTTGCCTTTAAAAACAGAAGTGAATCAAACAAAGTTTATCGTTATAAAAAACGGCAAAATAAACGATAATGGGACACCAGACGATGATACCGACGATTTTATTGAAGGAAATCCAGATGAGATCACCATCAATTACACTCGGGAAGAAATTTATGTATCTCGTGCTTGTGGTTATAAAACCATTTATACAAACGTCACCTTAACTATTGAACCTGATGCTGATAACTGGATGCTTTCTAGACAGCCTATGAACGACAACCAATCTGTAGAAAATGAAGATGAAACCCATTTTATTATATCGCATTAA
- the rlmD gene encoding 23S rRNA (uracil(1939)-C(5))-methyltransferase RlmD: protein MARKKSRKQIFENVEVIDAGAKGKTIAKAPDGKVIFLPNAVPGDIVDVQTFKKRKAYYEGKATAFHKLSDKRTEPKCEHFGTCGGCKWQDMAYEHQLFYKQKEVTNNLTRIGHIELPEVTPILGSVNQYFYRNKMEFSFSDSRWLTLEEVQSDEDLGDRNALGFHIPGMWDKILDLNKCHLQADPSNAIRNAVKAFGIENNLEFFNTRNQTGFLRTMMIRTSSTGDIMVMVQFFKEDKEKRELLLDFIAQKFPEVTSLQYVINGKANDTIYDQEVICYKGQDHIFEEMEGLKFKINAKSFYQTNSDQAYELYKITRDFAGLSGNELVYDLYTGTGTIAQFVAKKAKKVVGVEAVPDAITAAKENAQLNGIDNVEFFVGDMKNVFNSNFIKTHGEPDVIITDPPRDGMHKDVVQQILNIAPKKVVYVSCNSATQARDLELMDAQYKVVKTQAVDMFPQTFHVENVVLLERR, encoded by the coding sequence ATGGCAAGAAAAAAATCAAGAAAACAAATTTTTGAAAACGTAGAAGTAATTGATGCTGGCGCAAAAGGTAAAACTATTGCAAAAGCTCCAGATGGTAAGGTGATATTCCTTCCCAATGCTGTTCCTGGCGATATTGTTGATGTGCAAACATTTAAGAAACGTAAAGCCTACTACGAAGGAAAAGCAACGGCTTTTCATAAACTTTCAGATAAGCGTACTGAGCCTAAATGCGAGCATTTTGGAACTTGTGGTGGTTGCAAGTGGCAAGATATGGCCTACGAGCACCAACTTTTTTATAAACAAAAAGAGGTGACTAATAATTTAACGCGAATCGGACATATAGAACTTCCAGAGGTTACCCCTATTTTAGGTTCTGTTAATCAATATTTCTACAGAAATAAAATGGAATTTTCTTTTAGTGATAGCCGCTGGTTAACTCTTGAAGAAGTCCAATCAGACGAAGATTTAGGCGACAGAAATGCCCTTGGTTTTCATATTCCTGGTATGTGGGATAAAATTTTAGACCTTAATAAATGTCATCTTCAAGCAGACCCGTCTAATGCTATTAGAAATGCCGTTAAAGCTTTTGGTATCGAAAACAATCTTGAGTTTTTTAACACCAGAAACCAAACCGGCTTTTTACGTACCATGATGATTAGAACATCTTCTACTGGCGATATCATGGTCATGGTTCAATTCTTTAAAGAAGATAAGGAAAAACGTGAACTACTTTTAGACTTTATTGCTCAAAAATTCCCTGAAGTAACCTCATTACAATACGTTATTAACGGAAAAGCGAACGATACTATTTACGATCAAGAAGTGATTTGTTATAAAGGACAAGACCATATTTTTGAAGAAATGGAAGGCTTAAAATTTAAAATTAATGCCAAGTCCTTTTATCAAACCAATTCTGATCAGGCCTACGAGCTTTATAAAATCACCAGAGATTTTGCTGGATTATCAGGAAACGAATTGGTTTACGATTTATATACTGGAACAGGAACTATTGCTCAGTTTGTTGCTAAAAAAGCAAAAAAAGTAGTTGGTGTAGAAGCCGTTCCCGATGCTATAACTGCGGCAAAAGAAAATGCACAATTAAACGGTATTGACAACGTTGAATTTTTTGTAGGTGATATGAAAAATGTATTTAATAGCAACTTTATAAAAACCCATGGTGAGCCAGATGTGATTATAACCGATCCGCCTCGTGATGGTATGCATAAAGATGTTGTGCAACAAATACTAAATATAGCACCTAAAAAAGTGGTTTATGTAAGCTGTAATAGTGCTACACAAGCTCGTGATTTGGAACTTATGGATGCCCAATATAAAGTGGTAAAAACACAAGCGGTCGATATGTTTCCGCAAACTTTTCATGTTGAAAATGTTGTACTTTTAGAGCGTCGATAA
- the rocD gene encoding ornithine--oxo-acid transaminase encodes MAVLNQLSSQEAITLENKYGAHNYHPLPVVLNRGEGVFVWDVEGKKYYDFLSAYSAVNQGHCHPKIVDAMVNQAQTLTLTSRAFYNDMLGKFEKFACEYFKFNKLLPMNTGAEAVETALKICRKWAYEVKSIDENEAEIIVCENNFHGRTTTIISFSNDPVARKNFGPYTKGFIKIEYNNLDALEEHLKNNPNVAGFLVEPIQGEAGVYVPDAGYLTKAKALCEKYNVLFIADEVQTGIARTGKLLAVDHENVKPDILILGKAISGGVYPVSAVLANDPIMNVIKPGNHGSTFGGNPVAAAVAMAALEVIEEENLAQNASELGALFRSELNAYIETSGIVNLVRGKGLLNAIVINDDEDSETAWNICMALKENGLLAKPTHGNIIRFAPPLVMTQDELLDCVKIITTTLMQFES; translated from the coding sequence ATGGCTGTTTTAAACCAATTAAGTTCGCAAGAAGCGATTACATTAGAAAACAAGTATGGTGCACACAATTACCATCCACTACCTGTGGTATTAAATAGGGGAGAAGGTGTGTTTGTATGGGATGTTGAAGGAAAAAAGTATTACGATTTCTTATCGGCATACTCGGCAGTAAATCAAGGGCATTGCCATCCAAAAATTGTGGATGCGATGGTAAATCAAGCGCAAACCCTAACCTTAACATCGCGTGCCTTTTATAATGATATGCTCGGGAAATTTGAAAAATTTGCTTGTGAATATTTCAAATTCAATAAGCTTTTACCAATGAATACAGGAGCCGAAGCTGTGGAAACGGCTTTGAAAATATGTAGAAAATGGGCTTATGAAGTAAAATCTATTGATGAAAATGAAGCCGAAATAATAGTTTGTGAAAACAATTTTCACGGTAGAACGACCACAATTATTTCATTTTCTAACGACCCTGTAGCTCGTAAAAATTTTGGGCCTTACACCAAAGGGTTTATAAAAATTGAATACAATAACCTTGATGCTTTAGAAGAGCATTTAAAAAACAACCCTAATGTAGCAGGGTTTTTGGTTGAACCGATACAAGGTGAAGCCGGAGTTTATGTGCCTGACGCAGGTTATTTAACCAAAGCGAAGGCTTTATGTGAGAAATATAATGTGCTTTTTATTGCTGATGAAGTGCAAACAGGAATCGCTCGTACAGGAAAACTATTAGCGGTAGATCATGAAAATGTAAAACCAGATATTTTAATTTTAGGAAAAGCGATTAGTGGTGGTGTTTATCCGGTTTCGGCAGTTTTAGCCAACGACCCTATTATGAACGTTATAAAACCTGGAAACCACGGCAGTACTTTTGGAGGGAATCCTGTGGCTGCAGCTGTTGCAATGGCAGCGTTAGAGGTTATTGAAGAAGAAAATTTAGCTCAAAATGCTTCAGAATTAGGCGCTTTGTTTAGAAGTGAATTAAACGCCTATATTGAAACAAGTGGAATCGTTAACCTAGTTCGTGGTAAAGGCTTGCTAAATGCCATTGTGATTAATGATGACGAAGACAGTGAAACCGCTTGGAATATATGTATGGCTCTTAAAGAAAATGGCTTACTGGCCAAACCAACGCACGGGAATATTATCCGATTTGCACCGCCTTTAGTGATGACTCAGGATGAGTTGTTAGATTGCGTTAAGATCATCACAACAACCTTGATGCAGTTTGAAAGTTAA
- a CDS encoding putative signal transducing protein, protein MSDSNFTKVYTGDIIIVQRIVSELENEGISPIVKDQTESARLAGFGGGNFPGFQEIFVNNDELTKTIEIVTDITASLEEE, encoded by the coding sequence ATGTCTGATTCAAATTTCACAAAAGTTTATACTGGCGATATCATTATCGTGCAACGTATCGTTTCCGAGTTGGAAAATGAAGGTATCAGTCCGATTGTAAAAGACCAAACAGAATCGGCTAGACTAGCTGGTTTTGGCGGTGGTAATTTCCCTGGTTTTCAAGAAATTTTCGTTAATAACGATGAGCTTACAAAAACCATCGAAATCGTAACTGATATTACGGCTAGTTTGGAGGAAGAATAA
- a CDS encoding IS1380 family transposase, with protein MKIIKSQRINPFGGLNFVINEFEQLGLATLLENNLPHIVQQASYNWKDLLYSFWSIYFCGGDCIEDISLNLKEHLRDNPFFKVPSPDRILDRFKELSQTKDLFTLPRGTSLHQFGLNFTLNELNLRLLKKLNLTTTNDHILDYDNTILYTNKKDSIRTYKKGSGYCPGVGIIKNNIVYVENRNGNSAAKDLQLETLTRMFYELENQGIQIDAFRADAASYQVNVVDFISTKVNRFFIRACMSDALAKRISEITNWSEERVGSETIFRGEIKFTPFIRSLKRKKQLHKTKEYRLVVSKIERNDKQVNLFTKDAYLYSAISTNDFSMSINEVVDFYNQRGAIEKEFDILKNDFGWNNLPFSKLEQNTVFLLFTAMCRNLYQYIIERFSKRFKGLKANYRIKKFIFRFISIPAKWIKTARQYKLRVYGIIHFKT; from the coding sequence ATGAAAATAATAAAATCTCAACGTATTAACCCTTTTGGAGGATTAAATTTTGTTATCAATGAGTTTGAACAGCTTGGTTTAGCCACATTGCTTGAAAACAATTTACCACATATAGTACAGCAAGCTTCTTATAATTGGAAAGACTTATTATATTCCTTTTGGTCTATCTATTTTTGTGGAGGAGATTGTATTGAAGATATCTCGTTGAACTTAAAAGAGCACCTAAGAGACAATCCTTTTTTTAAAGTACCAAGTCCTGATAGGATTCTTGATAGATTCAAAGAATTATCACAGACAAAAGACCTTTTTACATTACCCAGAGGCACTAGTTTACATCAATTTGGCTTGAACTTTACTTTAAATGAGTTGAATTTAAGATTATTGAAAAAGTTGAACTTAACTACCACGAATGATCATATTTTAGATTATGACAATACGATTCTATACACCAATAAGAAGGACAGCATAAGAACTTACAAAAAGGGCTCTGGATACTGCCCAGGAGTGGGGATAATTAAGAATAATATTGTTTATGTTGAAAATCGAAATGGAAATAGTGCAGCCAAAGATTTACAGTTAGAAACATTAACTAGAATGTTTTATGAACTCGAAAATCAAGGAATACAAATTGATGCTTTTAGAGCCGATGCAGCTTCTTATCAAGTTAATGTGGTTGATTTTATTTCTACAAAAGTTAATCGATTCTTTATTAGAGCATGTATGAGCGACGCATTGGCTAAAAGGATATCTGAAATAACTAACTGGTCTGAAGAAAGGGTCGGCTCCGAAACAATTTTCAGAGGAGAAATAAAATTCACTCCCTTTATAAGATCATTAAAACGAAAAAAACAACTCCATAAAACTAAGGAATACAGGCTTGTTGTAAGTAAAATAGAGCGTAATGACAAACAGGTAAATTTATTTACTAAAGATGCTTATTTGTATTCAGCGATCTCGACTAACGACTTTTCGATGTCCATCAATGAAGTTGTTGATTTTTATAATCAACGTGGAGCGATTGAAAAAGAATTTGATATTCTCAAGAATGACTTTGGATGGAACAACTTGCCGTTTTCAAAATTAGAGCAAAATACAGTTTTTCTGTTATTTACTGCTATGTGCAGGAATCTGTATCAGTATATTATAGAACGGTTTTCCAAACGATTTAAGGGATTAAAGGCAAACTATAGAATTAAAAAATTCATCTTTAGATTTATATCCATTCCTGCCAAATGGATAAAAACGGCTAGACAATATAAGTTAAGGGTGTATGGAATTATTCACTTTAAAACTTAA